The following proteins come from a genomic window of Yinghuangia sp. ASG 101:
- a CDS encoding SpoIIE family protein phosphatase — MPDVFRRFLGAVSRAASQGRRHGSRLARRLVPRTVAGQVMAFQTVVVLLLAAAAATGLVLQAQRASRSDAKHRSSTAAETFALSPATVQALSGPDPSAVLQPWAEQVRSRAQVDFVVVVDANGVYITHPLADMVGTPAPPSTLAFIGKGRERTEVTRTPRGSVVNASVPVRAPDGRILGTVIAGITAQTVGSTVDDQIPLLLGGTAGALVLSAGVTALVSRRLRRQTRGLGPAEMTRMYEHHDAVLHSVREGVLIVADDGRLLLANDEARRLLDLPADAESRAVGDLGLGPDLVGLLASPRAATDEVYTSGDRLVSVNKRPTVAGGGSLGYVVTLRDTTELRALAVRIDIARERLGLLYEAGVRVGTTLDVERTAEELAEVAVPRFADVATVDLLDPVFRGEEAAGARLRRAAVRSTRADPPVLGAGERTEDESETPDAVAATGRPVLHADLGAAHPWSRDPELAGRIAAFGIHSLVSVPLRARGVTLGAANFWRAETPEPFDDEDLAIAEELAARAALSIDNARRFTREHTLAVALQRSLLPHELPAQSALDIAYRYLPASAGVGGDWFDVVPLSGARVALTVGDVVGHGLHAAATMGRLRTAARNFAMLDQAPDELLGHMDELVARSDLELTDDSAAITGATCLYAIYDPVTGRLAMARAGHLNPALVLPDGRVEFPDIPVSPPLGLAGSLPIETAELDVPEGTRLVMFTDGLVENRRRDLDTGLRRLHTSLAAAHDLDPDRMCSAVLDDMLPARPVDDVALLIARTRRLDPGHVAVWTVHQNPEAVAPVRAACARQLGAWGFDDIAFSTELILSELITNAIRYGRQPIQVRLLLDRTLTCEVSDGSSTAPHLRRATTTDEGGRGLFLVAQFAARWGTRYTPDGKVIWAEQDLDTPPPSPEKTADALLEEWDDAAG, encoded by the coding sequence ATGCCAGATGTTTTCCGGCGATTCCTCGGGGCCGTCTCCCGGGCGGCGTCCCAGGGGCGGCGTCACGGGAGCCGTTTGGCACGCCGCCTGGTCCCGCGGACCGTCGCCGGGCAGGTGATGGCCTTCCAGACCGTCGTCGTCCTGCTGCTGGCGGCAGCCGCCGCGACCGGCCTGGTCCTCCAGGCGCAGCGCGCCAGCAGGTCGGACGCGAAGCACCGGTCGTCGACCGCGGCGGAGACCTTCGCGCTGTCGCCGGCCACCGTGCAGGCGCTGAGCGGCCCCGATCCGAGCGCGGTGCTCCAGCCGTGGGCCGAACAGGTCCGCTCCCGCGCGCAGGTCGACTTCGTCGTCGTGGTCGACGCGAACGGCGTCTACATCACCCACCCCCTGGCCGACATGGTCGGCACCCCGGCGCCTCCCTCGACGCTCGCGTTCATCGGCAAAGGCCGCGAACGGACCGAGGTCACCCGGACGCCCCGGGGCAGCGTGGTGAACGCGTCCGTTCCGGTCCGGGCCCCCGACGGGCGGATTCTCGGCACGGTGATCGCCGGCATCACCGCCCAGACCGTCGGCAGCACGGTCGACGACCAGATCCCGCTGCTCCTGGGCGGCACCGCGGGCGCGCTGGTGCTGTCGGCGGGGGTCACCGCGCTGGTGAGCAGGCGGCTGCGGCGGCAGACCCGCGGGCTGGGCCCCGCGGAGATGACCCGGATGTACGAGCACCACGACGCGGTGCTGCACTCCGTACGCGAGGGGGTGCTCATCGTCGCGGACGACGGGCGCCTGCTGCTCGCCAACGACGAGGCCCGCCGCCTGCTCGACCTCCCGGCCGACGCCGAGTCGCGGGCGGTCGGGGACCTCGGGCTGGGGCCCGACCTGGTCGGACTCCTGGCCTCGCCGCGCGCCGCGACCGACGAGGTCTACACGTCCGGGGACCGCCTCGTGTCGGTGAACAAGCGCCCGACCGTCGCGGGCGGCGGCTCGCTCGGCTACGTCGTGACGCTGCGCGACACCACCGAATTGCGGGCGCTGGCGGTCCGCATCGACATCGCCCGCGAGCGCCTGGGGCTGCTGTACGAGGCGGGGGTGCGCGTCGGCACCACGCTCGACGTCGAACGCACCGCCGAGGAACTGGCCGAGGTCGCCGTCCCGAGGTTCGCCGACGTCGCGACCGTCGACCTGCTCGACCCGGTGTTCCGGGGCGAGGAGGCGGCGGGCGCGCGGCTGCGGCGGGCCGCCGTCCGCAGCACCCGCGCCGATCCGCCGGTCCTCGGGGCCGGGGAGCGCACCGAGGACGAATCGGAGACACCGGACGCGGTCGCCGCGACCGGCCGACCCGTCCTGCACGCCGACCTCGGCGCGGCGCACCCGTGGTCCCGCGACCCGGAACTCGCGGGGCGGATCGCCGCGTTCGGGATCCACTCGCTGGTCAGCGTGCCGCTGCGGGCCCGAGGGGTCACGTTGGGCGCGGCGAACTTCTGGCGCGCGGAGACCCCCGAGCCGTTCGACGACGAGGACCTCGCGATCGCCGAGGAACTGGCCGCCCGCGCGGCGCTGTCGATCGACAACGCCCGCCGGTTCACGCGCGAGCACACCCTCGCGGTGGCCCTGCAGCGCAGCCTCCTGCCCCACGAACTGCCCGCGCAGAGCGCGCTGGACATCGCGTACCGCTACCTGCCCGCGTCCGCCGGGGTCGGCGGCGACTGGTTCGACGTGGTGCCGCTCTCGGGCGCCCGGGTCGCGCTGACCGTCGGCGACGTCGTCGGCCACGGCCTGCACGCCGCCGCGACGATGGGCCGGCTCCGCACGGCCGCGCGCAACTTCGCGATGCTCGACCAGGCACCCGACGAACTCCTCGGCCACATGGACGAGTTGGTCGCCCGCAGCGACCTGGAGCTGACCGACGACAGCGCGGCGATCACGGGCGCGACGTGCCTGTACGCGATCTACGATCCGGTCACCGGCCGCCTGGCGATGGCCCGCGCGGGCCACCTCAATCCCGCGCTGGTCCTGCCCGACGGGCGGGTCGAGTTCCCCGACATCCCGGTGTCGCCGCCGCTGGGCCTCGCCGGGAGCCTGCCGATCGAGACCGCCGAACTGGACGTGCCGGAGGGGACCCGGCTGGTGATGTTCACCGACGGCCTGGTCGAGAACCGCCGTCGCGACCTCGACACGGGCCTGCGACGCCTGCACACGTCGCTGGCCGCCGCCCACGACCTCGATCCCGACCGCATGTGCAGCGCGGTGCTGGACGACATGCTCCCGGCGCGGCCCGTCGACGACGTCGCCCTCCTCATCGCGCGTACCCGCCGCCTCGACCCCGGCCACGTCGCGGTGTGGACCGTCCACCAGAACCCGGAGGCGGTGGCGCCGGTACGGGCCGCGTGCGCACGGCAGTTGGGCGCGTGGGGGTTCGACGACATCGCGTTCAGCACCGAGCTGATCCTGAGCGAACTGATCACGAACGCGATCCGCTACGGACGCCAGCCGATCCAGGTGCGCCTGCTTCTGGACCGCACCCTGACCTGCGAGGTCTCGGACGGCAGCAGCACCGCCCCCCACCTGCGCCGCGCCACCACCACCGACGAGGGCGGACGCGGCCTCTTCCTCGTCGCCCAGTTCGCCGCCCGCTGGGGAACCCGCTACACCCCCGACGGCAAGGTCATCTGGGCCGAACAAGACCTCGACACACCACCACCCTCACCGGAGAAGACGGCCGACGCCCTCCTGGAGGAGTGGGACGACGCGGCGGGGTGA
- a CDS encoding alpha/beta fold hydrolase has product MAARAPDQLTGAPTPSGPVPMPLPDAVGHGTAAPRVAAHSCLQPSASPSGGHVAFICDRDGIPQLWVAAEDETVPRALDTGPDPVREVSWSPDGRWIAYTTTPGGSEHTRVLCVRPDGTGRRVLAGADPGQSAHLGAWTRDGGALAITVTEGGTGTQGTGAALADALDPGTPARPREGFDTGSRWTSPSDGTAGDGRTDTGRGGEDESLSPPRPREGAAGDGPPPDASHDGLPRTWPREGVGAEGYPLRRRLTAYLVDPDGVAPTRLLTTEAHASSLRVCDLTPDARFALVRRGPRGRREGVVLDTASREAASVFPVADGDPWIGRFTDHGGVVWLRSDADREFAALYAARLRPDGTCAAFSPIVARDGAGLELLHIPYGDDDPAALVWNVRGHSELELVTRAADPESARLPVGDPAADPVPEPVWDPAPTSANPPPEVAPATRRFELPDGGERAGAPDSALVPLPHEVVTRISQAGPGAYLVGLSGSQRPPGVWRVRATEAERTRWSARDDAIAAAGHRPAPPELLELSARDGLALSGWYHRAPDRARDRPGPCVVHLHGGPELQERPVYAAMYHELLARGIDVFAPNVRGSSGFGRSFVDADLGAGRFAAIDDVADCAAHAVLSGLADPAALAVMGHSYGGYLTLASLVRHPEVFRTGVTVCGMSSFATFFAGTEPWIAESAAVKYGHPERDRELLRELSPLTRFDALRVPFLAVHGEHDTNVPVDESRQAVRAARERGIPAELLVLREEGHDFQRAANRALFRTRAADWLQRHTTA; this is encoded by the coding sequence ATGGCTGCAAGAGCACCGGATCAGCTGACCGGCGCCCCCACCCCCTCGGGGCCGGTCCCGATGCCGCTGCCCGACGCGGTCGGACACGGCACGGCCGCCCCGCGCGTCGCGGCCCACAGCTGCCTCCAGCCGAGCGCGTCGCCCTCCGGCGGCCACGTCGCCTTCATCTGCGACCGCGACGGCATCCCGCAACTGTGGGTCGCCGCCGAGGACGAGACCGTCCCGCGCGCGCTCGACACCGGCCCGGACCCGGTACGCGAGGTCTCCTGGTCGCCCGACGGCCGGTGGATCGCGTACACGACCACCCCCGGCGGCAGCGAGCACACCAGGGTGTTGTGCGTACGCCCCGACGGGACCGGGCGCCGCGTGCTGGCCGGCGCGGACCCCGGGCAGTCGGCACACCTCGGCGCGTGGACGCGCGACGGGGGCGCGCTGGCGATCACCGTCACGGAAGGCGGCACGGGAACCCAGGGCACGGGGGCCGCGCTCGCCGACGCTCTCGACCCCGGCACCCCCGCGCGTCCCCGCGAGGGCTTCGACACGGGGTCGCGGTGGACGTCGCCGAGCGACGGCACGGCGGGCGACGGTCGTACCGACACCGGGCGCGGCGGTGAGGACGAGAGCCTGTCCCCGCCACGGCCGCGCGAGGGAGCCGCCGGCGACGGGCCGCCTCCCGACGCGTCACACGACGGTCTGCCCCGCACGTGGCCGCGCGAGGGCGTCGGCGCCGAGGGCTACCCGCTGCGCCGCCGTCTCACCGCGTACCTGGTCGACCCGGACGGCGTCGCCCCGACCCGGCTGCTGACCACCGAGGCGCACGCCTCGTCGCTGCGCGTCTGCGACCTCACGCCGGACGCCCGTTTCGCGCTCGTCCGGCGCGGGCCGCGCGGTCGCCGTGAGGGCGTCGTCCTGGACACCGCGTCCCGCGAGGCCGCGAGCGTGTTCCCCGTCGCCGACGGCGACCCGTGGATCGGACGCTTCACCGACCACGGCGGCGTCGTCTGGCTGCGCAGCGACGCCGACCGCGAATTCGCCGCCCTGTACGCGGCACGGCTGCGCCCGGACGGCACCTGCGCGGCCTTCTCCCCGATCGTCGCCCGCGACGGCGCGGGACTCGAACTGCTCCACATCCCGTACGGCGACGACGATCCGGCCGCACTGGTGTGGAACGTACGCGGACACAGCGAGCTGGAACTCGTCACCCGGGCGGCCGACCCGGAATCGGCCCGCCTCCCGGTCGGGGATCCGGCCGCCGATCCCGTCCCCGAGCCTGTCTGGGACCCCGCCCCGACTTCGGCCAACCCGCCGCCCGAAGTCGCGCCCGCCACACGGCGGTTCGAGCTGCCTGACGGCGGAGAGCGGGCCGGGGCGCCCGACTCCGCCCTCGTGCCGCTGCCGCACGAGGTCGTCACCCGGATCAGCCAGGCCGGCCCGGGCGCCTATCTGGTCGGGCTGTCCGGATCGCAACGCCCGCCCGGGGTCTGGCGCGTGCGTGCCACGGAGGCCGAACGCACGCGCTGGTCCGCGCGCGACGACGCGATCGCCGCCGCCGGACACCGTCCCGCGCCGCCCGAACTCCTCGAACTGTCGGCACGCGACGGCCTCGCGCTCAGCGGGTGGTACCACCGCGCGCCGGACCGCGCCCGCGACCGGCCGGGCCCGTGCGTCGTGCACCTGCACGGGGGACCGGAACTCCAGGAACGCCCGGTCTACGCCGCGATGTACCACGAACTGCTCGCCCGGGGCATCGACGTGTTCGCGCCCAACGTGCGCGGCTCGTCGGGTTTCGGGAGGTCGTTCGTCGACGCGGACCTCGGGGCGGGCCGGTTCGCCGCGATCGACGACGTCGCGGACTGCGCGGCCCACGCGGTGCTGTCGGGTCTCGCGGACCCCGCCGCGCTGGCCGTCATGGGCCATTCGTACGGCGGCTATCTCACGCTCGCGTCGCTCGTCCGGCACCCGGAGGTGTTCCGCACCGGCGTCACGGTGTGCGGGATGTCGTCGTTCGCGACGTTCTTCGCGGGCACCGAGCCGTGGATCGCCGAATCCGCCGCGGTCAAGTACGGCCACCCCGAGCGCGACCGCGAACTCCTGCGCGAACTCTCGCCGTTGACCCGCTTCGACGCGCTCCGGGTGCCTTTCCTCGCGGTGCACGGGGAGCACGACACCAACGTCCCGGTCGACGAGTCCCGGCAGGCGGTACGCGCCGCACGCGAGCGCGGCATCCCCGCGGAACTGCTGGTGCTCCGCGAGGAAGGCCACGACTTCCAACGCGCCGCCAACCGCGCCCTCTTCCGCACCCGCGCCGCCGACTGGCTGCAACGCCACACCACCGCCTGA
- a CDS encoding N-acetylglutaminylglutamine amidotransferase — translation MCGLSGEVRFDGHRPDVAAVERMTDRLAARGPDGRGVWSQGAVALGHRRLEVIDLSQRGTQPMTDPHTGLTAVFNGCIYNYRELRATLRARGHRFFSTSDTEVLMTAYREWGLSCVERLYGMFAFAIVEHDSGRVILGRDRLGVKPLYLSDQTGRLRFASSLPALLAAGGVDTSLDPVALHQYLSLHATVAAPRTILNGVRKLPPATVRVVEPDGRHTDRRYWHPAYSRRAEHADMDAEDWRDAVLAALRTSVRRRAVADVQVGVLLSGGLDSSLLVALLAEEQHEDLATFSVGFETEGGEVGDEFAYSNLVARHFATDHHQILVPSDRLPLALDRAVAAMSEPMTSHDVVAFHLLSEQVAKHVKVVQSGQGADEVFAGYHWYPHFAGAARHDAATAYADVYFDRPHADLAHMLEPAMLPARDASADLVGTHMSEPGADTALDAALRLDTHVMMVDDPVKRVDNMTSDWGLEARVPFLDHELVELAAACPPGLKLADGGKGVLKDAGRRVLPREVVDRPKGYFPVPAIRHMAGPVLERVREALTAPEARRRGVFRPACVDAFLAEPDAHRTKRGANALWQIALLEIWLQEHRIS, via the coding sequence ATGTGTGGCTTGAGCGGAGAGGTTCGCTTCGACGGGCACCGACCCGACGTCGCGGCGGTCGAACGCATGACCGACCGTCTCGCGGCGCGCGGACCGGACGGCCGAGGCGTATGGTCCCAAGGCGCGGTCGCGCTCGGACACCGCCGGCTCGAAGTCATCGACCTGTCGCAACGCGGCACGCAGCCGATGACCGACCCGCACACAGGGCTCACCGCGGTCTTCAACGGCTGCATCTACAACTACCGCGAACTCCGCGCCACACTCCGCGCCCGAGGGCACCGCTTCTTCTCCACCTCGGACACCGAGGTGCTCATGACGGCCTACCGCGAGTGGGGCCTCTCCTGCGTCGAACGCCTGTACGGCATGTTCGCGTTCGCCATCGTCGAGCACGACAGCGGCCGCGTGATCCTCGGCCGCGACCGGCTCGGCGTCAAACCGCTCTACCTCTCCGACCAGACCGGCCGGCTCCGCTTCGCGTCGTCGCTGCCCGCGCTGCTCGCCGCCGGCGGCGTCGACACGTCCCTCGACCCGGTCGCCCTGCACCAATACCTGTCGCTGCACGCGACCGTGGCCGCGCCGCGCACGATCCTGAACGGCGTCCGGAAACTCCCGCCCGCGACGGTACGCGTCGTCGAGCCCGACGGCAGACACACCGACCGCCGTTATTGGCACCCCGCGTACTCCCGCCGCGCCGAACACGCGGACATGGACGCCGAGGACTGGCGCGACGCGGTCCTCGCCGCCCTGCGCACGTCCGTGCGGCGCCGCGCGGTCGCGGACGTCCAGGTGGGCGTCCTGCTGTCCGGCGGCCTGGACTCCAGCCTCCTCGTGGCCCTCCTCGCCGAGGAGCAGCACGAGGACCTGGCGACGTTCAGCGTCGGCTTCGAGACCGAAGGCGGCGAAGTGGGCGACGAGTTCGCCTACTCCAACCTCGTCGCCCGGCACTTCGCCACCGACCACCACCAGATTCTCGTCCCGTCCGACCGGCTGCCCCTCGCGCTGGACCGCGCGGTCGCCGCCATGAGCGAACCGATGACCAGCCACGACGTCGTCGCGTTCCACCTGCTGTCGGAACAGGTCGCCAAACACGTCAAGGTCGTGCAGTCCGGCCAGGGCGCCGACGAGGTGTTCGCCGGCTACCACTGGTACCCGCACTTCGCGGGCGCGGCCCGCCACGACGCCGCGACGGCGTACGCCGACGTCTACTTCGACCGCCCGCACGCCGACCTCGCGCACATGCTCGAACCCGCGATGCTGCCCGCCCGCGACGCGTCGGCGGACCTGGTCGGCACCCACATGTCCGAGCCCGGCGCCGACACCGCGCTCGACGCCGCGCTGCGCCTGGACACGCACGTGATGATGGTCGACGACCCGGTCAAGCGCGTCGACAACATGACCTCCGACTGGGGCCTGGAGGCGCGCGTCCCGTTCCTGGACCACGAACTCGTCGAACTCGCCGCCGCCTGCCCGCCCGGACTCAAACTCGCCGACGGCGGCAAGGGCGTCCTCAAGGACGCCGGGCGCCGCGTCCTGCCGCGCGAGGTCGTCGACCGGCCCAAGGGCTACTTCCCGGTGCCCGCGATCCGGCACATGGCCGGCCCCGTCCTCGAACGCGTGCGCGAAGCGCTCACCGCGCCCGAGGCCCGCCGCCGCGGCGTGTTCCGCCCCGCATGCGTCGACGCGTTCCTCGCGGAGCCCGACGCCCACCGCACCAAACGAGGGGCGAACGCCCTATGGCAGATCGCCCTGTTGGAGATATGGCTGCAAGAGCACCGGATCAGCTGA